The following DNA comes from Papaver somniferum cultivar HN1 unplaced genomic scaffold, ASM357369v1 unplaced-scaffold_99, whole genome shotgun sequence.
TAAAATtatcaaaagttttttttttttttttgattgcaaaatatttacTGATGTGATTAAATTTGCAGGAACCGTGTGGACAGCGAGTGCACATATTATTACGGCTGTCATAGGATCAGGAGTGCTTTCATTAGCTTGGGCCATAGCTCAGCTTGGTTGGATTGCTGGTCCAACTGTGATGTTCTTGTTTGCCTTTGTGATTTACTACACGTCCTGTTTACTAGCTGACTGCTACAGAACTGGCGACAATGTTACCGGCAAAAGAAACTACACTTACATGGATGCTGTTAGCACTAATCTTGGTGGTTCTAAGACCAAGCTTTGTGGGATAATTCAGTACATTAATCTTTTTGGTGTCGCAATCGGATATACAATTGCAGCATCCATCAGTATGGTGTACGTTCACCTAAACTTTTTTTGTTTTGGGTTAATTTGCTTTTCAACTATTAAATATAATTTGTTCTGATTTCTTTTTCGGTTTGCAATTTTTGAATATAACAGGGCTATAAAGAGGTCGAACTGTTTCCATGCTAGCGGCCATGATAACCCGTGCCTTACGTCGAGTACCCCATACATGATCATTTTTGGTGTATCAGAAATCATATTCTCACAAATTCCAGACTTTGATCAAATTTCATGGCTATCGATGGTTGCCGCAGTCATGTCATTTACTTATTCCGGGATCGGAATGGGCCTCGGAATCGCTAAAGTGGCAGGTTAGCTTTTTTGTGATTCATTTTCTTGAGTACTTGATTTCATTTCAATGTTAAGATTGCTGAAATCTTTATAATCCATTCTTCAGAAAATGGGAAATTCAGAGGAAGTCTTACCGGAATTAGCATCGGTACCGTAACTCAAACCCAAAAGATATGGAGGAGCTTGCAAGCACTTGGAAACATTGCTTTTGCCTACTCGTATTCCATAATCCTAATCGAAATTCAGGTACAGATTATTTTTTACTATGACGACAACCTTTTTTAACTGCACCCTTTTTACTTACTGCTTTGTTTTAAATGTTGTTGATCTAATTGTGTTTATTTGGGGTAAACAGGACACATTAAGATCGCCACCATCAGAAGCTAAAACTATGAAGAAAGCAAGTTTAGTCAGTGTCTCAACTACAACCATCTTTTACATGCTTTGTGGATGTATGGGTTATGCGGCTTTCGGAGACATGGCACCAGGCAACCTTCTAACCGGTTTCGGGTTCTACAACCCATACTGGTTACTTGACATTGCCAACATTGCAATCGTAATTCACCTTGTTGGAGCTTACCAAGTCTATTGCCAACCCTTATTTGCCTTCATTGAGAAGTGGGCAGCAACAAAATGGCCAAAGagtgatttcatcaacaaaaactaTCAAGTACCTTTCCCCGGATGCCGCCCATACAATCTCAACTTATTCAGACTTGTCTGGAGAACAGTGTTTGTAATTCTAACGACAGTTATATCGATGCTTCTTCCGTTCTTCAATGACGTTGTTGGGATTCTTGGCGCTTTCGGGTTTTGGCCGTTGACTGTATATTTCCCGGTTGAGATGTACATATCACATAGAAAGATTCCCAAGTGGAGCAGCAAATGGGTGTGCCTTCAAATACTTAGTGCCGCTTGTTTAGTAATCTCAATTGCAGCTGCAGCAGGCTCAGTAGCCGGTGTTATCACCGATCTTAAGGTGTATCGTCCCTTCGTCTAACTATCGACATCATTGGCTCGAGAAAAGGAAGTATCCGTCTGTCGGTCGACCGAGAGAAATTGCCACTGACACCAAATTGTAGTTCCCATGTTCAACATTAAAAGTTGTTATCGTTGGTAATTCCCATCAAATGTTGCATTTTACTCTTTTTGTCTATAAGTCGAAAAAGAGGCAATAGTCCGTATATGTATGTATTAATCTTATGTAGAAATCAAATATATGGTTCTCTTCACTTGTATTCCTTTTGAAAGTAAATATTTCGCAAAGTTGGTACAATGTCGCGCACGCGGCCTAAGTCCGAGCATCAAAGTACTATGGACCTAGGCCTCTGTATGACTTAAGCCATGACACTTGCGTCCTGTCCTGCAAGGATACAGATATCAGCTTTGGCATTTAGTTGTGTCATCTTTTATTTGCGATGAGATATTTAGTACAACTAACTTATAGCATGACACGATAAAAATCCAACAATTTTTTGTATTATCAACAACACATCAATCGGGAAAAGGGGGGGAGATGCTCATGACACAACAGTAAGGTTAAAATTGCTTAAAACCTAAACCAAGAATTCTTGATTTGATTAAAATCACCGAGGACCATTGTTGTTTTGATTCCCTTTCTTGGAGGGATCTTGGACCACTGACCAAAAATCTAATAATTAGTTTGGCCTTTAAATAGGGTAGTACTAGTCCTAGTTACAAAAATCTATGGTCCTCCTACAAAGAAAAGTGAATGGAATCGAATCGAatcaaagttaaaaaaaatggattcataccGAACAAGATGAAAATTTTGGTTGGATGTTAGATTTACGGTACGGATGCATAAAAGAATCAAGCGtaaaaaagagttcataatttCCGAGAATATGTCGTCTTTGTGCTACTTTATACTGTACTAGCTTTTGGTGGTCTTTCTTGAATATGGTCCAATGCTGTCTATATCCGAAGATAGTGGAGTGGACCGTTTGGTGATGTGCTAGCAGGGGGCTGTGACCATGGTCCATGACCGTGACAATGATGACTATCCCTAAGTGCCGACTCCACTTTTATGTGGTTCGCTGATCATGGGACGCGCGTTATCATGGGTGAGTGAGAGTCCAGGCTGTGATGTTTAAGTTTTGTTTTGCTTGGAAGGACGTTCCATCTCCATCTCTGGAATGCTgcgaaattgattttttttgttcatgGTTCATCAATTTTGACTTATTTCTTCAGTCATAAATTTAGTGGGTTGGTGGTTCACATATACTCGAAACATTCCTATTTATTTGTCAATTTTGATAACAACTTTTTCCTCTCGCTTTCTCTTGTTGCCATAAAGAAAATCAGTTTGGTGGCGCTGTGTTAATACCGGCTGTTGTTAACATTAAAAAGTTCTCTGAGATGTGTTGCTGAGCTTTGGAAACTATAAGAGGTTGTGTTTAAGTTATGGTGCTGTAGAAGTATGGTCAATTTTAGAGGCTTGAGTACAATTTTGGCTAGTGGTTGTTAAATAGAAGTAACACCCTTGATCGATGTACTCCACCTGACGTGAGTTTCCTAGCATAAAATTACAAACTGGACATCAAATGCTCTTTCTGAACATGAGACAGAGCAAGCTGAGGCCTTTTTACCCTAAAATACACATTATTCTAAAAACATCCAATTTCTTCTTACACAGCCGACTCTCTCATACAGTCACACTTGGGACAAATATTTAGCCTCCAATCACTACAGCTTGTGATTGGAGATGCAGATCTCTCAAAAGAAACTTGGTTAGTCTGTCAGAATTAAAACACTTGATATTTCTATGCATCTATCCAGTTTTCTCTTTCTTATGTTTTTAGGCTACTACGGGTCATATGATCCCAACCACCACTGCTTGTGATAAGCAGAGGCAAGGGAAGACAACCAACTGATGAACTCGGTATCAGTTCCTTCAAACCTCCCAGCATGGGAGACTAAAAGGTTCAAGGTTTTTTTAACAATATATGAACATTCAGGCGTCAAGCCTAACAACCATTTACTAAACTGAGGCAGAATAGCTCAAACCCATGAAGGGTCCCATGCTTATTATATGGTATAAGGCAGTCATTAGACCCTGCCATCTTTTTCTCAGTGGAATTACCATCTTTCACTAATCTGAAACAAACGTAACAAAGCTGGGAAAACAGCATACAAACGAATAATGTTCATACTTACCTGAAACTTACCCGATGAAGAAATAAACTAATGCATTATCCAAATTAATACTATCCAATTAAGAACAAAAGGAGCCCTCCCCAGTTCGTTTTTGGTATTCATATACAAAAAGAATATCTTTGCACTAGTTCAACCAATAAACCTCTCGCGACGAAATTATAATAACCAAGGGGAGAAAAAGAATAGACACGTACAAAACTACTCAAACTCGAGTAGGATGGCTAACAGAAATTTTGCTATAGATGATGAGTGAGACAACTGGGGAGTGGGTAAATGCTATTTTACATCAACAGACCAATTCAATTTACTTAATACAAAAAAACAGGAAGACGGAGGGAGACAAAGAGCTCTAATAAAACCCAAAATATCCCCCAGGACCACACCAATTTACAAGaacatcaaaaacaaaacaaaaatattgagataaagaaaattcTTTACCTTTCCGGCAAGCATCATGGCTTTAATAGGAAACAATAGCCTCTAGAGAATGGGATACGCAACCACACTCCAGCTGCAACTTAACGTGGTCTGGCACAGGATAACACCAGCCACATACCTCCCATTACTGTTTAGGCCCATATTCATGATCTGAGTAGAGCTTGGAAGTATAAGAATTTTAAGATATCTAAAAGAGCTCCTCCGAATTGAACTTGTTCCAGGCTTCCTGTTTTCCGAGAAAAGAAcatatagaaaagaaaaaaatataaacatgtattaaataaaagtaaaaaactCGCAGATATTCACAAATTAGTAACAGTATCTGCAAGTGAATCAACTAAAATGGTGAATTGCATTACGAAGTGAACAACAACTAGGAGAAAACAAAAGAATATGATTGTTGGCAACATTACATGATATGTTTAATACAACTTGAAACAAATGTGTTGCATTGGCGTTTAGCAATATAGAATTGCTTCCCGCTGAAAAAATACCGAACAAACAGAAGATTATAACATTATGCCATTCTCAATGTTCTTTAACACATGCAGCGCAATGGCTCGATAATCTGCAAAGCAGTAGCTGACTCCACTTTATAAATATTTTAAGCGAACCAATTAGTAATCTACAGGTATAAGGGAACATCTGGAACATCTAACTGACATGTGCATTCCACCCATATTAGTAAAACTCCAGGTGAACAGGGAAAAGGGACGTTTTAGACACTGATAAACAGAGCAAGGAATATCCCAACTCCTTTAGAACAAGAAAACAAATGAGAGAATCTTCTTTGGAGATAGGATTGGCAGAAATGAAAATAGTTGAAGGTGTGGctctaaaacttgtaaatttcaTTTCATTAGGAGGTACAAGACGAAAAATATTAAAGTTATGGAACAATCTAAATCCAAGGGACGAGGAGTGTCCAAGGACACAAGCAGATACCATAAATTCGAGGCTACAATCACAAATAAGGTCAAAACTGTCAAatggaaaacgatcttgaaatTGCTCCTAATTCTAGAGCTACTATTTTGTTAAAGTAATTCCTTCATGAAAAGCGTCAATTTGCAGTTTCTTAGGCCAAAAATAACCAACATTTTGTGGTAGTCACAAGTAGTGTGAATAAATTCCCTTGCAGCGAAAGAAATTACCCAAGTCCTGAATAGCTACATGCTGAAATTTACAGGCTGATTGCTGGTATGAATTTTAGGCCACCACAGAAAATCAACCCATTTTAATCTACCAATCAAAACTTGATTGGTAAAACTAGAGATATGTCCAATGCTGTGCAGGGATGCTGGAAGTCTTAAAAGGGGTTGATTTTCCATACGAGGATGATGAGAAACAGTACACAGTACAAACAGAATATAGAGGCTGAATCGACATCAACAGTCATGCAAGCTATATGAAACAAACAGAACATATAACCAAACAAATATTTAGGACTTGAAGTACCTTAAGGAGGTCGAACACCTTCTCTGCTATATACTTTTGTTGAAGATTGGCACCTTTTTGTTGCACCTTATCAGGATGAACGCACAAGGTTGCCTTTCTATAAACTTTCTTGACTGAAGCACCAGTAATTAAATCAGTTAAGGAAACGGGCTGCCAGCCGCATTCAGGCCAAAGTACCTGCACAAATGTTTGACGACAAAGTTGATCAGTCCAGGCTCCAATTATATTACCTTTCAGGAGCAACGATTGAAGTGAGTGACCACAAATTGTATAATTATTTGAATATGATAACTTGATTTGCATGTGGTGATACAATGATGTGATTTTTTAAAGAGGAAATGTGTATGCTGCagagttcatcatcatcaaatatGGTTTCTTGGATCACCTCCATATCGGAACCCAGAAACAAGGTGCAAGAGCGTAAAGAATAACTGGGATGCAAATATTGTAAAGAACAATGAGAGTTGCCAGTAAAGCTGTGAAGCTTGAGCAGTGGGGTTTAAACATACTAAGTTTCATATACATCCGGTGAATTTTATTACAAGCCTACGTAGTTTCACTCTGGCTATCCTAGCTGTGGACCATCATAACCAATGAAACTAATAAGCCACTTGCTACGTGATAAAAACTTCCAACAAGAGTTTGAAGCAACCCCCGTGGACTTCTCTAAGTACAAAACATTAGGCGGAAAATTAATGAAAGCACAAAGAATCCAGATGAGATCATTTTACGAGAATGCAAAAAATGAGAGTAATGccagaaacaaaaacaaacaaatatataACGCACATATTGTAATGTAGATAGCAGCGCACGCAAGTTTGTTTCTTTCCCTGCAGCCCAGCGCCTTATCTCCGCATCCAGTGTCTCCGCAATTCTCTGGAATAAGCACAAGAACAAAATTAATCTTAGTTCATGTTTATGCGAATACGACAGTGTATGAGGCCAGGTGAATAGCAATGAACAAAACTCTGCCAACACCTAGATGTGATGACTCACAGACTTAAAGCAAGTTAAGAAGGACCAAGATAACAGAGTGATCCTATGATTGGTAATGCTCATACATACACTAGCTTCAGTTTTAACTACTTACATGTCTCTCTGCCTGCTCCCTCTGAATTTGAAGGTCTCGCTCATTCTTTTCCGCAAGTGCATTCAGCTGTAAAGAATCATTAAAATGAAGATAAATAAATAGAAGTACAGAAGTTGAGTAGCAGTCAATAAACATGTACCACCAAAGTGCATAAGCTTACAGATAACTAAGCAACAACCTCAGATGTgagtaacatattactactaaACCATGAGGAAGCTTAGCTTCCATCTTGCATCGATTCTTCAAGTGGACCATTAACTGGTTTAAGTTAACTTTCGAAAAGGAAAAGAATGCATagcggaaaagaaagaaaaagatacaCCTACTCCTTCTAAACCTGACAAAATTAGCAGTTATGAAACACTACGAAACTTAATACACATACCACACGCTCCTGGGTCTTTTGATGGCGATCCATCCTAGCTTTACGTCTTTCATCACTTTCACCTTCTCTTTCTTGAAAGCCTCCCGATGACGGAGCAGCTttccagaaaagaaaaaagatcaaAAATAGTTAGCACCATCATAGACACCAGTGAAAAGCTTCACATGGTTTGTAGCAAAAAGTCAATACTAGAAGCGCAAATACCTTCAAACATTGAATAAAGGTCCTGGGCCATATTAGATGCAGAAGTTGTCTTTCTTATGTTCCCTGAGGTTCCAGGATTTGACCGTTGAGGCGCTTCGGGCCCAGCTTTGCTTGGAAATTGTGCATCGAACGAAGAGTTCTAAAGCAAGCAGTTCCATACAAAGAATTAATACAAAATAACTCAGGAAGTCCAGATTACCATAACTTCACACACTTACCGACGTCGTAGTCCTAGCCTTTGGTGCGCTGCTAGGCCTACTACCCATGCCAAAAAACGACTCAAGGTCATTTTCATTCTTTTGCTGACTCTCTCTTGCAGCATCAGATGCCCTCTGTCTAGCCTCTGCATTAGCTCTGTCGACAGAAGATCTTTCTGCTCTATGACGTACGTCGGCTTCAGCCCTCGCCACCGCAGCAGCTTTTTCCTTGGCTTCTGACTGTGCCCTGGCAGCTGCCTGAGCTGCAGCCCTTTCACGTGCTTCATTTTGAGCTTTCTGAACTGCAGCCCGCTCAGCACGTTCACGTGCTTCAGCTTGAGCTCTCTGAACTGCAACCCGCTCAGCCTTCTGGCGAGCTTCAGCAGCTGCTCTGTCACGTGCTTCCCTTGTAGCTCTCTCAACGGCTTGCCTAGCACTGGCTTTTTCCCTGTTCCTCTCATCTTCCCTTGCTCGTTCTCTTTCTTTTTCAAGTTGTCTTTGTTCTCTTTCCCTCTGTTCACGTTCATTATCTAGTCTCTCTTGTTTCTCTCTGAGTTCACGTTCTTGGGCATCTTGCGTAGCTTTATCATCTCTTTCTTGCTGGCCAGGAAGTCTGACTCTACCAGCCTTTGCATTTTCTCTCTCCCTTACTTCTTTAGCGTGTTTGAATTTTGCCTCAGCTCTATCCATAGCATCCTTCATAGCTGCAGCAGATGCTGCAGCGGCTGAGTTCTTCTCTAATTCTTCATCACTGGAGAGCGCGTCTCCATGTTCATCAGGATTGTTTGAAGGTTTACCCATAGCGAAGTCTTcaagttcatcaattgaagacactACTGGACTCTTTGCTGAACCAGGACCACCTTTAGGACTCTGCCAATTTTGACTGAAGTTTTGGGATGAGTACTCATTGACCTTCTTTGAGGTTGCAGACCTCGTTCCACTAGAGAATTGTGATGGTCTAGGTGGAGGTCGTGAAGGGGGTGGAGCACTTGTAGGTTGTGTGAAAAGTGGAACTTCTGAGACAGTGAGCCATATCTCATTAACTGCCGCTTCCAAATTTTCATCTGGTTTTAGTGACATGTCTACCTGCGTATTTGGCACACTGAAATTAGCATACACCATGGAAGATAAAGAATAATAGActtgaaagaaaaatatatttgaaTCTGCTGAAATAGTAGGGAATGTCACCGTTGGATGAGAATTCCGATAACTGTCACCAGGCACCCTCTTGTGGGAAGTATTTTCATTCAAATCTTTTCCAACAAAATCGGGTGAATTCGCTCTGTTAGTGCCTGTCTTTTGAGGGCTCCGATCCTTCATTCTATCACTCATGTCAGAAGAAAAGGAGGGCACTGACTTTCCCAGGCCAGCAAGGGGATCCACATCATGAAATATTCCTCCACTAACAGGTGTAGTGTTCACTTTTGTGCTGCCGAAGTTACTGGGCTTGCTATTTTGTTCCAACTGGTCGGAGAATAACCCTGTGGATGGATACACTGGGGTAGCAGTTGACTCAAAATCCCCAAAGGGGTCAGCATTAGCTGAAGACACAGTAGGTTGTCGTGCTTGATTGGTCTCTGAAGTCCCCCTGGTGAATTATAATGTTACAAGGCTTCAATAAATAAGAATGAGATACAGTATATTCAAATTGAATATCCAAATGACCAAACAACAAAATGAAGACAGCAAACCAGGGTACATTAAAGCATGAACTCAGTTTAATGTAAGTATAAAAGGGTAGCAGCTTATCTAAACTGGCTTTTCATTCACATGTTAAATTAGACATTTTTCAGCCCCTTGTACAGGTTGTTCCTTCTAAGCAAGAAAATAACCATCAGAAAGGACCAAGCTTGTTTAGGTATAAAACTGAAACATAGAACTGCATGCCTCATACAGATGACCGGCGAAAAGAAGTAGATCCAGTTTCACCAATAGAAAGTCCCACATTCTAGACATCATATAGATAGATGCAGGAATAAACAAACAAAGAATTTTTGCCAGTGTTTCCTGATGAAGAGCGCTTTTTCAATTTAAAGAAAAGTCATTTACTATCAGTTAATCCACTCTTCAGTGGAAGTGAATCATTGATGAGACTAAAATGAAGGAAGAAAACCTCTGAGCAGAAAACCAATTCACAGAACCTGAATAATGCATCATTAAGAAGTCGTGTCTCCTAACTTATTAAGAACCCTAATCTGATGGGAAGTTGGAAAGGTTTATTGCTTAGCTTAAACAGTATAGATCAAACTTTTGGGGAACCAATATATTCTTTCTGTTAATTTCCGCTTCAGATAGAAGTTTGCACGGGCCTTTAGAAAACCAACATTTGCTATTCATCACATGTTAAATCCTCACAAAAAATGGGGTAGAGTTAAAAGAAGTGACAAGCGTGGTATTTGAGAAAAAGATAACACACAGAAACCATGTTGCTACAAAGTTCATACTGCGTAACTGAGTCATTGTAATAACACATGTTCACCTTTGCACAAAACTAGTTTTTGTTTCCAATTGCTTCAGCGACAAAGGTAATCCCCATGAACAATATAACATCAAAGTAAATGATCTGGTTCATacgaatttcaaattttgaagcGTATACTCATAAAAAATGCAGGATAACCAAGagtaaaagaaaattttaaatgCAGCATGGATAAAAGTCCTAGCTTCTACTTCTGTTAAATGGACCTACTGCTTGAGGGTGATTGTTCAAATAAAGCCCACCATGCTACTGAGAAACCTGTGGCATTTAAACTCATTTTCTAATTACTCTAATTATCGTGCTGTGAAGCCAAGGGTAAACTCAAGCGTAATCACAATCAAACAACAGGAAAAATGACAATCAAGAAATAACAATCTAATCAACTGGTTCAATGATAGACTTTAACTCCCATCTCCTCGAAACAATCAAGAAATAACAATTCAACATCAACATTGTTATAAATTCAACACAACTGGATTAAATTAAAATTCATAACATGCATACCTGTCATTAGGTGGACTGGCGGCCCCAAAATTGCTAAGCAAATCATCAAATCCAGACTCAGTATCACTCTTACCACTATTATTCTTATTGTATTGCGGTTCAGTTTTACCCAAACCCCCAAGAAGATCATCAAAAAGAGGACCACCTCCTCCCTGATTATTAGGAGGAGAAGTAACTGAAGGGAACAAATCATCATACTTGGTAGATGCCGATGTAGTCTTTAATCCAGGTATTCCTTCAAAGATATCATCATCATAAACAGGTTTATCATAAACCGGCGAAGAAGAaccataattattattattattcctggCATTATTAGGGTTTATACTAGCTTGAGCAGTAGAAGAAGTAGATCCTGATGGAAACATAGAATCATAATCAAATGA
Coding sequences within:
- the LOC113346271 gene encoding amino acid permease 3-like encodes the protein MTMGDINMTNATAATKNQQFQYDHSLDVMQQQQGGSKCFDDDGRLKRTGTVWTASAHIITAVIGSGVLSLAWAIAQLGWIAGPTVMFLFAFVIYYTSCLLADCYRTGDNVTGKRNYTYMDAVSTNLGGSKTKLCGIIQYINLFGVAIGYTIAASISMVAIKRSNCFHASGHDNPCLTSSTPYMIIFGVSEIIFSQIPDFDQISWLSMVAAVMSFTYSGIGMGLGIAKVAENGKFRGSLTGISIGTVTQTQKIWRSLQALGNIAFAYSYSIILIEIQDTLRSPPSEAKTMKKASLVSVSTTTIFYMLCGCMGYAAFGDMAPGNLLTGFGFYNPYWLLDIANIAIVIHLVGAYQVYCQPLFAFIEKWAATKWPKSDFINKNYQVPFPGCRPYNLNLFRLVWRTVFVILTTVISMLLPFFNDVVGILGAFGFWPLTVYFPVEMYISHRKIPKWSSKWVCLQILSAACLVISIAAAAGSVAGVITDLKVYRPFV
- the LOC113346493 gene encoding auxilin-related protein 2-like isoform X1 is translated as MDDFPSLLNFGVRPQGKAAPMAASRSTSTGTTTLNNGIGSGGFNASSSSRSAWNSNPGNSFGNDVFGGGGGGGNHKMNKDYDDVFGGPPKYTTPAAESSSTSFDYDSMFPSGSTSSTAQASINPNNARNNNNNYGSSSPVYDKPVYDDDIFEGIPGLKTTSASTKYDDLFPSVTSPPNNQGGGGPLFDDLLGGLGKTEPQYNKNNSGKSDTESGFDDLLSNFGAASPPNDRGTSETNQARQPTVSSANADPFGDFESTATPVYPSTGLFSDQLEQNSKPSNFGSTKVNTTPVSGGIFHDVDPLAGLGKSVPSFSSDMSDRMKDRSPQKTGTNRANSPDFVGKDLNENTSHKRVPGDSYRNSHPTVTFPTISADSNIFFFQVYYSLSSMVYANFSVPNTQVDMSLKPDENLEAAVNEIWLTVSEVPLFTQPTSAPPPSRPPPRPSQFSSGTRSATSKKVNEYSSQNFSQNWQSPKGGPGSAKSPVVSSIDELEDFAMGKPSNNPDEHGDALSSDEELEKNSAAAASAAAMKDAMDRAEAKFKHAKEVRERENAKAGRVRLPGQQERDDKATQDAQERELREKQERLDNEREQREREQRQLEKERERAREDERNREKASARQAVERATREARDRAAAEARQKAERVAVQRAQAEARERAERAAVQKAQNEARERAAAQAAARAQSEAKEKAAAVARAEADVRHRAERSSVDRANAEARQRASDAARESQQKNENDLESFFGMGSRPSSAPKARTTTSNSSFDAQFPSKAGPEAPQRSNPGTSGNIRKTTSASNMAQDLYSMFEAAPSSGGFQEREGESDERRKARMDRHQKTQERVLNALAEKNERDLQIQREQAERHRIAETLDAEIRRWAAGKETNLRALLSTLQYVLWPECGWQPVSLTDLITGASVKKVYRKATLCVHPDKVQQKGANLQQKYIAEKVFDLLKEAWNKFNSEELF
- the LOC113346493 gene encoding auxilin-related protein 2-like isoform X2, giving the protein MDDFPSLLNFGVRPQGKAAPMAASRSTSTGTTTLNNGIGSGGFNASSSSRSAWNSNPGNSFGNDVFGGGGGGGNHKMNKDYDDVFGGPPKYTTPAAESSSTSFDYDSMFPSGSTSSTAQASINPNNARNNNNNYGSSSPVYDKPVYDDDIFEGIPGLKTTSASTKYDDLFPSVTSPPNNQGGGGPLFDDLLGGLGKTEPQYNKNNSGKSDTESGFDDLLSNFGAASPPNDRGTSETNQARQPTVSSANADPFGDFESTATPVYPSTGLFSDQLEQNSKPSNFGSTKVNTTPVSGGIFHDVDPLAGLGKSVPSFSSDMSDRMKDRSPQKTGTNRANSPDFVGKDLNENTSHKRVPGDSYRNSHPTVDMSLKPDENLEAAVNEIWLTVSEVPLFTQPTSAPPPSRPPPRPSQFSSGTRSATSKKVNEYSSQNFSQNWQSPKGGPGSAKSPVVSSIDELEDFAMGKPSNNPDEHGDALSSDEELEKNSAAAASAAAMKDAMDRAEAKFKHAKEVRERENAKAGRVRLPGQQERDDKATQDAQERELREKQERLDNEREQREREQRQLEKERERAREDERNREKASARQAVERATREARDRAAAEARQKAERVAVQRAQAEARERAERAAVQKAQNEARERAAAQAAARAQSEAKEKAAAVARAEADVRHRAERSSVDRANAEARQRASDAARESQQKNENDLESFFGMGSRPSSAPKARTTTSNSSFDAQFPSKAGPEAPQRSNPGTSGNIRKTTSASNMAQDLYSMFEAAPSSGGFQEREGESDERRKARMDRHQKTQERVLNALAEKNERDLQIQREQAERHRIAETLDAEIRRWAAGKETNLRALLSTLQYVLWPECGWQPVSLTDLITGASVKKVYRKATLCVHPDKVQQKGANLQQKYIAEKVFDLLKEAWNKFNSEELF